Genomic window (Paenibacillus sp. 37):
CGGGAGGTGTATGTCATGGGTAACAGAAAAGCGGTCTGGTTACTGGTCTTTGCACTCACGTTCACCCTGTTTGGACTTCATCCTGAACGAACAAGCGCTGCAAGTGTCACGATCACCAATGGCACCGATTGGCTCGACACCGCGGGCAATCCCATCCATGCGAACAGCGGCAACATACTGCAGGTAGGCTCGACGTATTATCTGTACGGTGAACATGCGGTGGGCGGCAAGTTCGACAGTGTGAACGTCTACACCTCGACCGATCTGAAGAACTGGACTTTCAGCAATGCCATTCTGACGAAAGATTCCGCAACCGAGCTGGCTTCCAGCAAGATTGAGCGCCCCAAAGTCATCTATAACGCCTACACCAACCAGTATGTGCTCTGGGCACACTATGAGAATGGAACGGACTACAACCTTGGGCGTGTAGCGGTCGCAACAAGTAATACCCCGAATGGAAAATTCACCTATGAGGGCAGCTTCCGACCGCTGAATTATGAATCCCGTGACATGACCGTCTTTGTTGATACCGATGGCACGGGTTATCTGGTTACGGCTTCACGCAAGAATGGCGGCGCCAATGATACAATGGCTGTTTTCAAAATGAATGCAAGTTACACCGGAATACAATCCTTCGAGGGTTGGCTGTTCGAGAATGCTTATCGTGAAGCGCCTGCTGTTGTGAAAAAAGGAAACCGTTACTACCTCTTCACCTCCCAAGCCGCTGGCTGGTATCCGAATCAGGGTGCTTATGCTACAGCAACTTCCATGACGGGTCCATGGACTGCGCTTACGCCATATGGTAATCCATCTGCCTTTGGTTCGCAGATTCATGATATTGCCACGATTACAGGCAGCAACACCACATCCTACATCTACATGGGAGATCGCTGGAATCCGATGAATCTCGGAGAGCACAAGCATATTTGGCTGCCGCTAACCTTGAATGATTCCAACGGAACAGCATCACTGGAGTGGTATACAACGTGGAACATCGATGCAGCAACAGGTGCGGTAACACCGCCTGCTCTCGTCAATCATGCCCAAGGCAAAACAACTACCGCCAGCTCTACAGCCTCCAGCTCGTCCGCATCCAATGTCAATGATGGCAACTACCAGACTTCATGGGTCGCTTCCTCCAATAGCTGGCCTGCCTGGTGGCAGGTGGACTTTGGCGCACCAAAGACGATCACGGAGATCGACACCTCCTGGTTTATGTATAAAGGTTCCGAAGGATACTACAAATACAAAATCGAGATTAGCAACGATGGTGTCAATTACTCTACCTTGGATCGCACCAACAATCTGACCTATGGCTATACGACGGATGCTGTGCATTTCACAGCTCGTTATGTACGGATCAATATGGTAAACGCGGTCTTGTGGAATAATCCGGGTAACTGGTACACCCCAACCCTGCACGAGGTCAAAATGTTGGGTCCTGCAACACCGGAAGCCACAGGTTACAGCCGGTTCAGTTCACACAACGTTCCGGATCGATACATCCGTCATGCCAACTACACTGCTCGCGTGGATGCCAACGTCTCACCTGTTCTGGATTCACAGTTCCGCGTCGTGCCGGGTCTTGCCAGCTCCATGGGAATATCACTGGAGTCCATCAACTTCCCGGGCTACTTCCTGAAGCGCAACACCAGCAATAAAATTGTACTTGAAGCTTATGCCGACACCTCCGCATATAAGGGAGATGCTACGTTCCTAAGCAGTCCTGGTTGGGCTGACAGCACCAAAGTATCCCTTCAATCGTACAGTCAGCCCGGATATTACATCCGGCATTATGATTACGTGTTACAGCTCGATGCCATCAACGCATCCAGCAACTCGACAGTGAAGAGTGATGCCACGTTTGGGCGAACCAATTTCTAAGCAAAATAATTGGAGATGAGGATTAGCCAGGTTTGGTGGGTTGTGCGAAGCAATGCGGGTGCATAACGTGCCGGAGACACAAACGCTGCATGAATTACAGTGAATTATGGAATATATTCAAAAAAAGCCTACTCCGATGGGAGTAGGCTCTTCTGCCAGTCTGATCTATCAAGGTTATTTGAAATTAGGATCAAACTTCATCATGTTCATTTTACCTTGTTCCTTATAACTCACATAGATGTTATCGGTGCTGTCTATGGTGATGTCTAGCTGAAGAACATCACCAGTGGAGAACCCGGCAGATCCTACGGGTCTCCAGTCCATATTCTCATATTTCATCACAGTCACCCTGTTGCCATCTGCAGCATCTCGATATGCAACGTAAGGCGTGCCTTGGCTGTCAAAGGCCATATCCATGCTTACTTCTTGAGATGAACCCACCGAGAATCCGGGAGTGCTCACCTTTTCCCATGCTGTATCTTCTGATGGAGTGGAGTGCGGATATTTCCACATTTCAACACCATTGGAACTGCTGAGATAGATCATATAAGGTACGCCAGATGGATCAAGCGCGGATGCAGCATCCATATTCGGAGTTATTTGATATGGATATAATTTAGGATCTAATTGTTTCCATGACCCATCTGCCAGACTATATCCTGTTGCCACAGGGGTACTAGATGACCTGAATGGAGCAAATAAATACATGCCGTTGTTTGGTAATGGTGCGAGGAAGGCTCTTAGACCTGCGAATGCCTGTATTCTCGCTTCTTGTATCCGTCCCCTATCGCTATAATACCTCCATGACATGAGCATTGACGGTTCCGCAGCATTACCGACCAAAGCACCTCTAAACATCAGAAAAGGATTATCATCCTTATCAAAGGTAATGAAGAAGCTGTCTTGAACTGTATCCACTTTTCTGCTCGTCTTACCATCATTCCAACTGAAGTCAGAGACAGTAGATACTGCTCTCCACCACTTATGTTCATCATTATAATTCTTAAAGCTTACTTTACCTGAGCTATTCTTATAAGCAACATAAAGCTTGTCCTTACTGTCTATTCCAAGCGATATAGCTGAGCTCCCCAATCCTCCCGCTTTTTCAAGATCGCTTTGATTGCCGAAGGACTGCCACTTGCCTCCCTTATATTGCATTACAAATACTTCGTAATTGTCCTTTATATAAGCCATGTAAGGCATCCCTTGACTGTCGAAGACGATATTGGACTTGCTATTCAATTCCAGCTCGTCACCCACCTGCAGCCAAGATGTCATCGTCCACTTCGCGAAAAGCGTGATGTCTGCCGTCACCGGCGTACCGAAGTCGTAGACGCTCTCCAGATCACGATCGCTGTACCAACCTTCAAATCGATATCCTGCCCACTTCGGCGCAGCAGGTGCCACAGCTTGGTTGCCAGTAACCACCGTCTGACTACCTACTGCTGCCCCACCGTTACTGTCAAAGTCCACCGTGCGGCTGTTAAATGTCCACTTCGCGTACAGCGTGAGGTTACCCGTCACCGATGTCGTGAAGCTGTAGGCTTCATTCAGTCCGGCGTCGCTGTACCAACCGTTGAACGTGTAACCATCCCTTGTCGGTACGGCAGGCTCCGTAGCATTACCGCCGGTTTGCATATTCTGGTCAGCCACCAGTGATCCGCCGTTACTGTTGAAGGTGACCGTATATATAGCCGTCCACTTCGCGTACAATGTGAGGTTATTCATCACAGGTGTCGTGAAGCCGTAAGATTCATTCAGACCAGCATCACTATACCAGCCTTCAAATACATGCCCTGCACGTGTCGGTGCTTCAGGAATCGTTGCCATTTCACCTTCACTCACAGACTGATTACTCACCGATGATCCATTGTTACTGCTGAAGCTCACTGTGTAGCTATTCTTCGTCCACTTCGCGTACAGCATTACATTCGCCGTTACACCTTCCGTGAAACCATAAGGTATCATCAATTCGCTATCGCTATACCAGCCATCGAACGTATACCCTTCCAGCATCGGAGCGCCAGGAGCAGTAGCCACGGCACCTTCATTCACACTCTGTTCTGTGACTACCGATCCGCCATTACTCTCGAAAGTTACGGTATAAGTATTCGGTACATAAACCGTCCACTTCGCGTACAACGTGAGGTCTCCCGTTACCACCATAGCCGTGAAATCGTAGGCGTTCATTAGCTCGCTATCGCTGTACCAGCCGCTAAACACATAGCCGTCTTTCGTCGGAGGGGCAGGAGCCATAGCCTTGACGCCTTCATTCACTGTTTGGGCATCTACTACCGACCCTTCATTACTCTCGAAGCTTATCGTGTAAGGGATCAGCCACTTCGCATACAGTGTGAGATCCGCCGTCACCGCAGCAGCGAAGTCGTAAGCATTCGTCAACGTGTTATCACGATACCAGCCGCCGAATACATAACCATCTTTCGTCGGTTCAGTCGGCGTACTAATCGTAGCGCCAAACCCTACAGTCTGAGCCGGCACTTCTTCGGACCCACCGTTACTGTCGAAATTTACGGTGTAGTCGTTAATTGCCCACTGTGCGGTAAACTGGACATCCTCGGCAGGCATCGTGGTCGGAGGTGTTGGCGACCAACCCGTAAAGCTATATCCCTGCCATGTCGGAGTGCCCAGACGCAACAGCATCGTTGCTCCGAAAGGAACATTATCCGTTTTATTTGCTGCTCCAGAACCATTATAATCAACCGTCATTTGGTATACATCACGCTTATAATATACCTTCAGCGTCGTTTTACCGTTGCTCGTGATTAGATCCGTCAGTACCGAAATGCTGTCGTCCCGCACGAAGCCATCATAGGATCTCGGCTTGACGTCCGCCAAACTCGCCTCGGTACCCGTAACTCCACGATACGATTCCGTATCTGCAACCGTATAGGTGTCACTTCCGATATTTTGCAGCAAGTACACGACCTGATAAGGCGTACCCTCTCTCCCCATCCACTTCGCTGTATACGTAGTATCCTCAATCGGCATCGTACTTGGAACTTCTGGCGACCAACCGGCAAACGTATATCCCTGCCTTGTCGGTACAGGTATACGAGTAGCGATGTTCTTGCCAACGGCTTCTGTTAGCGAGATTTGGGGCGCACCAGCATAACCCCCAGCGAAAGTCATCTTTCGATTCTCCGGATAGTAATTAACTCTTACGACTGTCGAGCCGTCGCCCTTGATTAATACGCCGCTTACCGTTCCGGTCGCATAGCCTTGCTCCTTAAACCTGTCGGAGCTGATTCGAATCTCCGTGTCCGTTGTTCCAGTCCTCTTTTCCGTATCCACAGGCGGAGCCTGTATCCTGCTGTTCGGGTCTAGCACATAATACTCAACGGTATACGGCGTATTCTTATTCGCAATCCAGTGCGCGTACAGTTTCCGATCCTCCGCAGCCATTCGGCTCGGAATCGTGATCTTCGTGCCGCCGGAAGCGGCCGTATACCAGCCGTCAAAGGTGTATCCTGGATATACCGGGGTGACCACGCTGATTGGCGCGTTATACGGAGCCGCCACTACCTGGGTCACTCCGCCGTTCTGCGGATCTAGCTGAAGGTTGTAGTCACCCACTCTGGCAAGCCAGCTTAAATGAATCGTACGCTTGAGTGGATCGGACGTGAACGACCCCGGCGACCCCTTCCAGGTGATAACCAGATTGCCCTCACTCACCTGAATCTTCTTGTCCACCACTTCAATCATACCGTTCACTGCGTCATACTTGAAGTTCGGATTGTCCACCTGAATATCGAAATTCGAGCGATCATAAGCCCGTGTATCCGTAGCGCCTGTCTTCAAATCAAAGGTATTCATTGTGACCCACAACTCCGGTACAACGATGGATGACGCAGAACCCGCCATGTTCACTTTGAGCGACTTATCCTGTGGATAGGCGAAGTCGTAGACGTTCTGTTCTTCTCCAATCGTATACAGTGGCCACTCTTCATCGACTAGCTCTACGCCGCCGGAAAGCGCGCCATCTCCTAATTGAGCGCCGAGTTCGACCTCCAAATAGATGCCAATCTCAACGAACAGAGCGCCTAGAGACTTCGTACTCTCCACCCCGCTAATATTTTTCAATTGATAGTAGAAGTAGCCCCAGAGATTCACATACACACCGGGTTCTACAGCAAGCCCGATACTATTCAACTTGACGCTTCCAATCCCCGCTTTGACCTCCATATGAATACCAGCTCGTAAACCGATCGTCCCCATCACATAGAAGGTAAATTGGTAATCTCCGTCTCCCGGCAAGCTGACCGTATTGCTCGAACCACTGAAACTCAATACGCGCAAGCTAACCGAGTAGCGCTTGGCCATCTTATAGTAGAAATCTGCCCCCACCGTCAGGTTCACCTGGGCGCTGACCACAAACTCCGCTTCAAATTTGACTTCCACAATACCTAAAGCCACGCGTACGCTCTTTTCAAAGAGCTCCTTCTTGATTAACGGAACCCATTCCGTGTCTTGCTCCAACATCTCTTGATACTTTTCCTTCAACGATTCGGCATCTACGGCAGTATCCTGCACGCCCGCCATTACCGCTTTAATCTGTGTCGCAATGTCCTGAACCTTTCCCAACCTGCCAGCGTTCTTCTCGCCCACCCAGTCATTCAGTGCATCATTTAACTTATCGTGTTCAACGAGAGCTATCTCTGCCGTGATGTTCATCCCGGTATAGCTATAAGCATCCAGATTCGCCGTAATTACATAATCATCAATGCTGTACCAGTAAGGAATTCCCCACTTTTTCAGCCAATGCCCTTGCATATCCCCATTAATACCGAGATCCAAGCTCATCTCCTGAACGAATGTACCCGTCATATGGATAACAAGATCGCTGTCTTCATTGATATTGACAACAATATCGGCACCCACTTGTAATGTAGCGCTTACGCCTGAGGTTCGGCCGTCAATATTCTTCAGCCTCGTGCCGAGTGAAGCAACAACGGTCAGATTCTCCACACTTACCCGGCTCCCTTTACCGGACGCCAGGGAAGACTGAGCCTTGATCTCCTGAATTTCCTTCGTCTCCATGGCGATGTCAGACAGATAATCCGCGGCTTCATTGACGAATCCGCTGTCCCTCGCTTGCTGCTCAATTTGCTCTTCGAGCTGTGCAATCTGTTCTTCCGACAACAGATCGTCGCCGTTAATGGCTTGCTTCTGATAGATGTTGAAGACATTCTCAATATCTTCAATCGTGGCATCAGTATATTCGATGATGTCCATCTCTGCTATAGGCGTAATCGAAGTGATACGTCCATAACTGACAATTCGAGAACCTTCTTCAGCAAAGATGCCCTCATAAAAACCGATAAAGTCACCCACATCCACCGTGGTTAACTCATCCAAGCCGAAAGGCTCATATAGGCTGTCGCTGTAATTCATTTGGATATGCTCAACTGTGATGGATTTGTTATTCGGATTTCCATCTGTGTCTGCTTCCACACTCACCGGCAGAACATCCGGCTTGAGCAACACTTGATTGGTATCTGCATGGTCATAGGTATAGGTGATTCCGTCTACCTCTGTGATCTGGACATAGGCAACATCGCCATCGTCTTCACCCGTTGTTGCTAATGTACGCAGATCAGGGCGAACCCCTTGATATATGGCGACTGTATTGCCGACTTGAATCACGGTGCTGCCGGAATACACGAACGTTCCACTGCTCGCGTTCGCCTCGGCAAGCGCATTTTCGCTACCGCCCACCGTCGTGGAAACTACCGAAATCGCTGGTGAACCCACAGCTTCGCCATTCAATATCATATCCGTGACATCCGTAAATGGAAGGTAGATCATGTTAGGGTTCAGCGGAATGTCCAGAACCTCTTGCTTAGCGACACTAAAAACATAAATACTCGTTGTCGCATCTTGGCCTTGGAAGGATAAACTGTCATCCGTCAACGTAAGTTGATACGTATTGCCTTCAACGAATTTTCCGTCTTCAGCTGCGGACGCTACCGTGAAAGCACCGTTCCCACCAGTGACGGTAACTCCAGCAAAGTCGGGGTTCGCCGTGTCTGTGAACGTCATGCCCGCTTGAACCTCGGATACTGTCAGGTTACCTGATGCATCGTGTACCGCGATCGTGAAGTCTGGTGCCACATCCAGCACCGAATAGCTTGGTGTGCTCTGTACGGCATTATCTATGCTATCCGTATACTTCGCATACAACTTCGTATCCGCAGTCAAGGTAGTGCCACTTGCGAAGATGAGTGAAAGGTCACTATCCGCAAACCACCCTTGAAATATATATCCTTCTTTTGTTGGAGCCGGCAGGTTATTTAGCGCTTGGCCTTTCCGCACTTTCTGCGCGTCAACTGGCGTACCTCCGTTGCTCTCGAAAATGAGTGTGTATGTAGCCTCACCGGTGTTACCGCCTCCGTTGTCTCCAGGCGTTCCACCACCATTATTACCGCCTGGTGTCGGCGTTGGGTTCACTGTTGGAGTTCCCGGTTGGGTCGGTTGAGTTGATGTCGGTGTGGGAGTAGGTGTAACCGGCGTTTGATTCTGATTTTTCCACGCCTCTACAACCGCGTTGTTGCGCATGAAGAGAACCGCTGCTTCCGCGCGAGTCGCTTGCGCACGCGGATTGAAGTTCCCCTTTTCATCCCCGGTGAACACACCGGCTTGCCACAGCTTGATGACCGCTTCAGCCGCCCAAGGTGATACATCCCCGAGATCGCCCGGCTCTGTCGTGACCAGATTCTCGGTCTGATAAGGGATCTGTTCGCTTTCGAAATACCGCAACGTCATCGTCGCCATTTGCTCCCGAGATACGGTAGCATCCGGCGAATATTTCCGATCCCCCGTGCCATCGGTAATTCCCTTCTTAACCGCCCATTCGACATATGGCGCATACCAGCTGCCCGCCTGTACATCAGCAAAGCTCGATGTGGAGTACGCCCCCGCATCGACTCCGGCCATCCGTCCAAGTGCCGTTACATACATGGCACGTGTCATTGTCCCCTTAGGAGAGAAGCTACTCGCGTTCGTTCCGCTGAATATGCCCTTCTCCTGCACATGGACGACTGCATCATAGAACCAGTCGGTGGGACTCACATCCTGGAATCCAGTGGATGTGGTTACTTTTGTCTTCTGCATCGGCAGTTCAGCCGCTACTGCCGATTGCGCTGGTAATAGGGGCACGGCAGAAACTATTAAGCTGATCACCAGCATCCACATCAGGATCTGCCGGCTCACCTTCCATCCCTGTATTACTTTCTTCACTTGTATTCATCCCTTCTATGTATAGATCAAACTAAAAAAACTATCCAAAATTGGTTTCTAACCAAGCTAATCACCAAAGCCAGACTAATAGCGGAAACCACTGACCCAGATCGGGATCATTGGTCTCCTGCGAGTCAGTTCGCTCGGCACGTGGAGATCAAGCGAGGAAAAAAATTAACATACAGAAATGGCGTTGTCCTAGCTGCGGCGTTCAGCACGGTACGATAATGCCAAATTTACAGATTGAATTCGTTCACCGACCTTTCTGATCAGTCGCAGTCGAATTGTGACACCGACACAGCAAATTATGTCGTTTTTTCTTCCGTATTTTATCATGCGAGATAGGGGCGCTTGTGAATTATAAAGAAAACTTTAAGTAAGCAACTACTCGCAAGCGAGAACATCAATGACATCAAAAAATAGTGGCGTAGGGAAGGTAACTCCCACACCACTATTTTTCATGAATTCTTTAGCTAATCTGCAATCCATTCCAGATGATTCTCTTCTCAACGATTCATCTGCCAGAATCGACTATAACGAACTGCTCTTCCCCCAACGCAGTCTTGGAGGAAGCGAAAAAACACTAATATGCCTCTTGGGTTTCAATGAGATAAAAGGCTCCTGCTGATTCTTCGCCACATTGTGGGCGATATGCCTGAAGCGCAGTCCGCTTTCGAACTCGGGATTAAGCGCAATCGGAATGCCCTTATGTACGGAACGTATAATTTGTACATCGGCATGGATCACGCCAATCACACCAATATTGAGAATATCGATAATATCCTGCATCTTTACCGTTGCCGAACGGGCTTCCTGTCCGTCGGCCATATTAATGATGAGCTGTGGCGGAGCCTGAATCATATCTTCTAATAATCCGATCACGCGATCCGCGTCCTGAAGCGATGTACGATGAGGCGTAGTAACGACAATAGCCTCATCTGCTGCCAAAGCCGCATTCCAAAATCCATTTTCAATGCCTGCCGGCGAATCAATCAGCACATAATCATAGCTCTGGGCTATTTGCTGTACAACCTCGCCAAAAACTTGCGGATCATCGTGATGCACCGCGTCGTTACTACAGGAGATAAAGGACAAGGTACTGATTCGCTTATCTTTGACGATCACTTGATGTAAAGCACATTGACCCGTCAGAAAATCAGAAATATGATACCCTACCCTATTACTCAAACCAAGCGGAATATCCAGATTTCTCAATCCAAAATCAGCGTCGATCAAGCAAACGCTGCTCCCCGATAAGGCGAGGGCAGTCCCGAGATTAGCCGTGACCGTTGTCTTGCCAACTCCGCCTTTCCCTGATGTGATACATATAACTCGTGCCATCGGAGCCACTTCCTTCTCTTCAAGTACTAATGCGGGACAGCAAGACAACCATTTCTTCACGTATTATCGTTTGATCCGGCTTGAATGTAACGTCCTCGTAGCTAATAATCAGTTGCAATTTGATGAAATATGTCGTTATATCGACCACAGTGATTTTATCATGATGGATTAACCTACTTGAGAAACCTAAAGAAAACTTTAAATCCGTGCGTATTGGATCGTTTAATTCTTCGGAGAGATGGCACATCATTTTGACGAGGATGGAAAAGCGCAGACTGGTGTTGAGGGATTCAATATCTTGAGTCGGTTACAAAGCTAGTGGAAAGAACAAAAAATGGGCCAATAGCGTCAGGTACTGCTCCAACGCCATTTTCCCATTTATAATAGACTACCACCCTTACTGCTATATTCATGCTTGTGACGTACTATTAGAAACCAGCATATATCCGCTCCCCCGAACCGTAATAATTCGCTCAGGGTCGGCAGGGTCAGACTCAATTTTTTTGCGTAAATTACTGATATGTACAGCAACCGTTCTTGTATCCTCCAGACTTTCCATTCCCCAGATGATTTGAAACAACGTATCGACACTGACGACACGATTCACGTTTTGTGCCATATAGGACAGCAGACTGAATTCTTTTTTCGATAAAGAGATAGGTATACTCCCCATGTTGACGGACTGCGTGTAGAAATCCAGTGTCAAACCCGGTAACTCCAGCAGTTGTTCCCTTCTACCCGTCGACACTCTGCGAAGGTGAGCCTTGATCTTGGCCATGAGCACTCCCGGACTGAACGGTTTGGTCACATAATCGTCCCCGCCATAGGATAATGCGCTAATTTTTATTTCGTCTTCCTCTTGACTGCTCAGAAACACAATCGGCGCACTGGTGAGATTACGCGCATTCCTGCACCAGTCAATACCGTTTTCATTAGCCAGTAATATATCCAGTATAATTAAATCCGGCTCAAACGATGCAAGCAGCTCCATCGCTTCTGACCCGCTATGACTGCAGGTGGAGACAAATCCCTCCCTATCACAATACACCTGCACAATCTCGCATATATGAGGATCATCATCAACGATCATGATTTTGTGCGTGTCCATCTCATCACCCCTTTCCTTCAATCACCGTACAAGGAAACGTTATATAGAATGTCGCCCCCATCTTGCCGTCGCTCTCCGCTCGAACCATGCCTCCGTGCGATTGTACGATTTCCCTGCAAATTGCCAGCCCCAGTCCACTGCCCTCTATGCCCATTCCCGGCCGATCGTATCTGTAATTACGTTCAAAGATTTGCTCAAGCTGATCCGGAGGAATCCCCATACCAGAATCCTCTATGCTAATAACTGCATGAGGAGCATGATTCACCATTTCCACAACTAGTGCAATACGCACCACCCCCCCGCTGGAGGTGAACTTCATGGCGTTAGATACTAGATTAAATAAGGCCTGCTCTATTCTTTTCGCATCCATCTCGACAACTGGCAAAATAGATCGTCTATCCTCGGTATCTCCGATATCCAGTAAGAAGTCTAATCCTGCGTCACGCACTACCAACTCATATTGTTCAAAAAAACCATGCAAGAAAGGAATCATCTGAATCGGCTCCATTCGGTACGAGACCTGTCCGGTCTCCAAATGGGACAAGAAGGACAACTCCTCGATCATGCGGTTAATCCTTATCGTGTTCTCCCGGATGTACTTCAGATATTGTTCATTGCGTTCCGGCTTGACCCTGTCCTGTATAGCTTCTACATATCCGAGCATACTGGACAACGGCATACGCAGATCATGCGTAATATAAGCAAGAAGCTTCTTCCTCCCTTGCTCGGAGTGAAGCAGTTGGTCATACGAGGATTGGAGATCATCATACACTGTAGATAAGGCCTGTGTTCGCTCCTGAACGGTCTGTTCCAGATTCATATTCATTTCAATCAGCTTGTCATTAACGTCCTGTAATTCACGTGTAATTCTCTCTTCGTTCGATGCCGTCCTCGTAGATCGCGAAGACAGCAGAATCAACTGCGCAATCGTAAATATCAATAACCCAAGCGGAGATGTATTTCCAATCGGCGACCATCCGTTAAAATATAAAAAATCGTTGACAACCGTGACCAACGTAACCACCGACACCAGCAGGAAGATCAACGCTCCCTCCATACGTCGCACAGCCGCCTGAACCAGTCCGATCATCAGATAAATCATATGTAGAACTACCATCACACCGATCATCAGCATAAATTTTGAATATATAAGTGCAGGAGTTACCACCACAAGGACACAGAATACGCCGGTTGTGATCAAGCTAAAAAGACGAAACCATCGTGATATGTAATTGGGAAAAATGCTATCAAAATACATGCTGATGATATAACCACTGACACAAAGAATCAGATATTCAATCTTGAACTGCAATTCCCAAGGAAACTGAGGCAACCATTGTGTAAAGATAAGCTCCCCGTTGAACAAGGATCGAATACCAAGCAGTACAGTAAACAGGCCAAAATATAACGGAGCTCTATCCTTACGTCGCAGCATGAACAACAGCAGATTATACAAGCCGATCACTAGTAAACTTGCCGTGATGAACATATCCCTGGCAAGATTCAGATTGGTCTTGGAAGTTAGTACGTCACTACCACCCAGCTCGATATCCTTGGTAATGCCGCCACGCTTATGATTGAAGTTGGCTACTTGCATAACCAGCTCTATCGTATCGTTTTTAGGCTGAAAATACACCAGTTTCGTCTCCAGATGCGGGGTCACGCGG
Coding sequences:
- a CDS encoding response regulator transcription factor, encoding MIVDDDPHICEIVQVYCDREGFVSTCSHSGSEAMELLASFEPDLIILDILLANENGIDWCRNARNLTSAPIVFLSSQEEDEIKISALSYGGDDYVTKPFSPGVLMAKIKAHLRRVSTGRREQLLELPGLTLDFYTQSVNMGSIPISLSKKEFSLLSYMAQNVNRVVSVDTLFQIIWGMESLEDTRTVAVHISNLRKKIESDPADPERIITVRGSGYMLVSNSTSQA
- a CDS encoding ATP-binding protein, whose amino-acid sequence is MRGILRVGSRKVWFYIVVAVIVGLVAGYVVLSEQDSPKFQSEKGILDLRQVQLSTNPQKLTGEWSFYWQELLSPEDIRVRSAREGNQDHWISIPSSWLGYPLEGQRLSGTGYATFRLVIQLSENDRNEQLTLRLPSIFHAYKLWVNGELLEEVGEVGQDKSRVTPHLETKLVYFQPKNDTIELVMQVANFNHKRGGITKDIELGGSDVLTSKTNLNLARDMFITASLLVIGLYNLLLFMLRRKDRAPLYFGLFTVLLGIRSLFNGELIFTQWLPQFPWELQFKIEYLILCVSGYIISMYFDSIFPNYISRWFRLFSLITTGVFCVLVVVTPALIYSKFMLMIGVMVVLHMIYLMIGLVQAAVRRMEGALIFLLVSVVTLVTVVNDFLYFNGWSPIGNTSPLGLLIFTIAQLILLSSRSTRTASNEERITRELQDVNDKLIEMNMNLEQTVQERTQALSTVYDDLQSSYDQLLHSEQGRKKLLAYITHDLRMPLSSMLGYVEAIQDRVKPERNEQYLKYIRENTIRINRMIEELSFLSHLETGQVSYRMEPIQMIPFLHGFFEQYELVVRDAGLDFLLDIGDTEDRRSILPVVEMDAKRIEQALFNLVSNAMKFTSSGGVVRIALVVEMVNHAPHAVISIEDSGMGIPPDQLEQIFERNYRYDRPGMGIEGSGLGLAICREIVQSHGGMVRAESDGKMGATFYITFPCTVIEGKG